In Hahella sp. KA22, one genomic interval encodes:
- the edd gene encoding phosphogluconate dehydratase: MHPTVDRVTRRIIERSKATRAAYLQRMENLKNNKPQRKTLACGNLAHGFAACTQSDKDVLRLMNQANVAIVSAYNDMLSAHQPYETYPEVIRNAVRDMGSVAQFAGGVPAMCDGVTQGQPGMELSLFSRDTIAMSTAIALSHNMFDSVLLLGICDKIVPGLLIGALSFGYLPSILIPAGPMPSGLPNKEKQRIRQLYAEGKVGKDELLESESQSYHSPGTCTFYGTANSNQLLVEVMGLHLPGAAFTHPNTPLREALTKEAAQQAVRLSAPNGGTLGMADIVDEKTIVNALVALLATGGSTNHTMHWVAIARAAGVIINWDDFSELSDVVPSLTRIYPNGQADVNAFHEAGGTPFLIKELLGAGLLHDDVETVVGRGLSRYAQGPTLQNNELVWKDAPAETLNPAVLSSAAEPFSPNGGLKVLSGNLGRGVIKVSAVAEEHWVVEAPAVVFDDQNDLGDAFSSGKLNKDCIVVVRFQGPKANGMPELHKLTPYLGVLQDRGFKVALVTDGRMSGASGKVPAAIHVYPEAANGGPLAKVRDGDMIRLDARKGVLEVLTTAEEFDARSLATANLSANELDYGRELFGMMRRQASHAEAGASSFWSSVDE, translated from the coding sequence ATGCACCCGACTGTAGACAGAGTTACCCGACGCATTATCGAGCGCAGCAAAGCCACCCGAGCAGCCTATTTGCAGCGCATGGAGAACCTGAAAAACAACAAGCCGCAGCGCAAAACCCTGGCTTGCGGCAATCTGGCGCATGGTTTCGCGGCCTGTACGCAGTCGGATAAAGATGTGCTGCGTTTGATGAATCAGGCTAACGTCGCAATTGTCTCCGCCTACAACGACATGCTCTCCGCCCATCAGCCCTACGAAACCTATCCAGAAGTGATTCGCAATGCGGTGCGGGATATGGGCTCCGTGGCGCAGTTCGCCGGCGGCGTACCCGCCATGTGCGATGGCGTGACGCAAGGGCAACCGGGGATGGAGCTGAGCCTGTTCTCCCGTGACACCATCGCCATGAGCACCGCGATCGCTCTCAGTCACAATATGTTCGACTCCGTCCTTTTATTAGGTATTTGCGACAAGATCGTTCCCGGCCTGCTGATTGGCGCGCTGAGCTTCGGTTACCTTCCTTCTATATTGATTCCCGCCGGCCCGATGCCTTCAGGGCTGCCTAATAAAGAGAAGCAGCGCATTCGTCAGCTTTACGCCGAGGGCAAAGTGGGTAAAGACGAGCTGCTGGAATCGGAAAGCCAGTCCTACCACAGTCCGGGCACCTGTACTTTCTACGGCACCGCCAACAGCAACCAGTTGCTGGTTGAGGTGATGGGCCTGCATCTGCCTGGCGCGGCCTTCACTCATCCCAACACCCCGCTGCGTGAAGCGCTGACCAAAGAAGCTGCGCAGCAGGCGGTGCGTTTGTCCGCGCCCAATGGCGGGACTCTGGGCATGGCGGATATAGTGGACGAAAAGACCATCGTCAACGCACTGGTAGCGTTATTGGCCACTGGCGGCTCCACCAACCACACTATGCACTGGGTGGCGATTGCCCGGGCGGCGGGCGTGATCATCAACTGGGACGATTTCTCGGAACTTTCCGACGTGGTTCCTTCTCTGACTCGGATCTATCCGAACGGTCAGGCGGACGTGAATGCATTTCATGAGGCCGGCGGCACGCCTTTCCTTATTAAGGAACTGCTGGGCGCGGGTCTGTTGCACGACGATGTGGAAACAGTCGTGGGCAGAGGCCTGAGCCGTTATGCGCAAGGGCCGACGTTACAAAATAACGAGCTGGTGTGGAAAGACGCGCCAGCGGAAACCCTCAACCCCGCTGTTTTGAGTTCGGCGGCGGAGCCGTTCTCTCCCAATGGCGGTTTGAAGGTGCTGTCCGGCAATCTGGGACGCGGCGTTATCAAAGTATCCGCCGTCGCAGAAGAACACTGGGTGGTGGAAGCGCCCGCGGTGGTGTTCGACGATCAAAACGACTTGGGCGACGCTTTCAGCAGCGGCAAACTGAATAAAGACTGCATCGTAGTCGTGCGCTTCCAGGGACCCAAAGCCAATGGTATGCCGGAATTGCACAAGCTAACGCCCTACCTGGGAGTATTACAAGACCGTGGCTTCAAAGTGGCGCTGGTGACGGACGGGCGCATGTCAGGCGCCTCCGGCAAGGTGCCGGCGGCCATTCACGTATACCCGGAAGCCGCCAACGGCGGTCCGCTGGCGAAAGTGCGCGATGGCGACATGATCCGCCTGGACGCGCGCAAAGGCGTGCTGGAAGTACTGACGACTGCGGAAGAGTTCGACGCCCGTTCGTTAGCGACGGCGAATCTGAGCGCGAATGAACTTGACTATGGCCGCGAGTTGTTCGGTATGATGCGCCGTCAAGCCAGCCATGCGGAAGCTGGCGCGTCTAGTTTCTGGAGTAGCGTCGATGAGTAA
- a CDS encoding glucokinase, translating to MSKAQYALVGDIGGTNARFALVARDSFELEHIQVLPCNDYANLDEAVRDYLAGHPEAEVHEACMAFACPVHGDTIKMTNNHWTFNKADMQARLGFDTFKYVNDFTAMALGTLHVTDAHLQQVGGGEGKPGAARLVIGPGTGLGVSGLVRTMTDWAPLSTEGGHVDFAPTDEVEISVLRILKERFGRVSVERILCGEGLLNLYRSLCEIDGVEPAHTQPSQVTEAALANSDLVAHKTLKLFCAIFGRVAGNAALTLGALGGVYVCGGIIPRFIEFFRDSDFRQCFEDKGRMGDYLGGIPVYVVTETYTGLLGAAEALKNQEVH from the coding sequence ATGAGTAAAGCGCAATACGCCCTGGTGGGCGATATTGGCGGCACCAATGCGCGTTTCGCGCTGGTGGCCCGGGATAGTTTCGAGCTGGAGCACATCCAGGTGCTTCCTTGTAATGATTACGCCAATCTGGATGAAGCGGTGCGGGATTACCTGGCCGGCCATCCTGAAGCTGAAGTTCATGAAGCCTGTATGGCGTTCGCCTGCCCGGTGCATGGCGATACCATCAAAATGACCAATAATCACTGGACTTTCAACAAGGCCGACATGCAGGCCCGGCTGGGCTTTGATACGTTCAAGTACGTCAATGATTTCACCGCCATGGCTCTGGGCACGCTGCACGTGACGGATGCGCACTTGCAGCAGGTTGGCGGCGGTGAAGGCAAGCCCGGCGCGGCCAGATTAGTGATTGGTCCGGGCACCGGTCTGGGCGTATCCGGTCTGGTGCGCACCATGACCGATTGGGCTCCATTGTCCACCGAAGGCGGTCATGTTGATTTTGCGCCGACGGATGAAGTGGAAATCAGTGTATTACGAATCCTGAAAGAGCGCTTCGGGCGGGTTTCCGTCGAGCGGATTCTGTGCGGTGAAGGGTTGTTGAACCTGTACCGTAGCCTGTGCGAGATCGACGGCGTGGAGCCGGCGCACACCCAGCCTTCACAAGTTACGGAAGCCGCGCTGGCGAACAGCGACCTGGTCGCCCATAAAACCCTAAAACTGTTCTGCGCCATTTTCGGACGCGTAGCGGGCAATGCGGCGCTGACGTTGGGCGCGCTTGGCGGCGTATACGTGTGCGGCGGTATTATTCCCCGCTTCATTGAGTTTTTCCGCGACAGCGATTTCCGCCAGTGTTTTGAAGACAAAGGGCGGATGGGCGACTATTTAGGCGGTATTCCGGTCTATGTGGTGACGGAAACCTACACAGGACTGCTCGGCGCAGCGGAAGCATTGAAGAACCAAGAGGTGCATTAG
- a CDS encoding aldo/keto reductase family oxidoreductase, producing MDQIRAELQGAPLALGMMRLLDYPELCPASALAAWIEARLDQGLKVFDHANIYGGGECERLFGLALQAAPALKEHVRLISKCDIVPPAEDGSSEFVKHYNTEAAYVMACVDDSLRRLQVDSIDCFLLHRPDPLMPVENTARVLEDLLMAGKIKSIGVSNFLPEHWRLLADHLNAPLLCNQIELSVLANQSLFDGTMDALRRDQVQTMAWSPLGGGGLSRIPALRDALAKMSAQTGVSETGLALSWLKRIPGSPLPVLGSLRESRINDAISGVGHEMSRTDWYALLEAARGHCVA from the coding sequence ATGGATCAAATTCGGGCTGAGCTGCAAGGGGCCCCTTTGGCGCTGGGAATGATGCGTCTGTTGGATTATCCGGAACTTTGTCCTGCGTCCGCGCTGGCGGCGTGGATTGAGGCCCGACTGGATCAGGGACTGAAGGTATTTGATCACGCCAATATATACGGCGGCGGCGAATGCGAGCGCCTGTTTGGTCTGGCGTTGCAAGCTGCTCCGGCGTTGAAGGAACATGTTCGCCTGATTTCCAAGTGCGACATCGTTCCTCCCGCCGAGGACGGCTCCTCTGAATTCGTGAAGCATTACAACACGGAAGCCGCCTATGTGATGGCTTGCGTGGATGACTCCTTGCGCCGCCTGCAAGTGGACAGCATTGATTGTTTTCTATTGCATCGGCCAGACCCGTTGATGCCGGTGGAAAATACGGCGCGGGTGCTGGAGGATCTGCTGATGGCCGGTAAGATCAAATCTATCGGCGTTTCTAATTTTCTGCCTGAGCACTGGCGGTTGCTGGCGGATCATCTGAATGCGCCTTTGCTGTGCAACCAGATAGAGCTTTCCGTGTTGGCGAACCAATCCCTGTTTGATGGAACCATGGATGCTCTGCGACGCGATCAGGTGCAGACGATGGCGTGGTCTCCATTGGGCGGCGGCGGACTATCGCGCATTCCTGCGTTGCGTGACGCCTTGGCCAAGATGTCCGCGCAAACTGGCGTTTCGGAAACCGGGCTGGCGTTATCCTGGCTGAAGCGTATACCCGGAAGTCCGCTGCCGGTGCTTGGGTCTCTGCGCGAATCCCGCATCAACGACGCTATCTCGGGTGTGGGCCATGAAATGTCCCGAACTGATTGGTATGCGTTGCTAGAAGCGGCTCGCGGCCACTGCGTCGCCTGA
- a CDS encoding YfiM family lipoprotein translates to MGHCIKPLFALTLTLTLGGCAALREDPSDWLGKDKIAHFTASAALAAAASDQLDSGSRSDCGSAALSVGVAMTFGAGKEYYDENYAGKYWSYKDMAVNLLGALTGALAASRCL, encoded by the coding sequence ATGGGCCACTGCATAAAACCTCTGTTCGCGCTAACGCTGACCTTAACCTTGGGCGGCTGCGCCGCATTGCGTGAAGATCCCAGCGACTGGCTGGGGAAAGACAAGATTGCGCACTTCACCGCCTCCGCCGCTCTCGCCGCCGCAGCTTCCGATCAATTGGACAGCGGCTCTCGCAGCGACTGCGGAAGCGCGGCGTTAAGCGTAGGAGTAGCTATGACATTTGGCGCGGGAAAAGAATATTACGATGAAAATTATGCGGGGAAATACTGGAGTTACAAGGACATGGCGGTCAATTTGTTAGGCGCCTTGACCGGCGCGCTGGCCGCATCAAGGTGCCTGTAA
- a CDS encoding aspartate/glutamate racemase family protein, which yields MKTLGILGGMSWESTQSYYRLINQGVKDALGGLHSAKLLLHSFDFADIERLQAQQDWDSLADMLAEAATGLERAGAQAMLIATNTMHKVAPEVESHLTIPLLHIADAAADELQRNRHKKVALLGTRYTMQLDFYKTRIHDASGIEVITPESAQQEEINRIIYEELCRGELLPSSRDFYYRVIDEVASQGAEGVILGCTEIGLLVRPENCAIPLYDTTDLHCAMAVKWATA from the coding sequence AAAACCCTGGGCATTCTGGGTGGAATGAGCTGGGAGTCGACCCAAAGCTACTACCGCCTCATCAATCAGGGTGTTAAAGACGCCCTCGGCGGCCTGCACTCAGCCAAACTCCTCCTGCACAGTTTTGACTTCGCCGACATTGAGCGTCTGCAGGCGCAACAGGACTGGGACAGTCTCGCCGACATGCTGGCGGAAGCCGCCACTGGCCTGGAGCGCGCCGGCGCACAGGCCATGTTGATCGCCACCAACACCATGCATAAAGTAGCGCCGGAGGTGGAAAGCCATCTCACTATTCCGCTGCTGCACATAGCCGACGCCGCCGCAGATGAACTTCAGCGCAATCGCCATAAGAAAGTCGCGCTGCTGGGCACCCGCTACACCATGCAGTTAGATTTCTACAAAACGCGCATTCATGACGCCAGCGGCATTGAAGTGATCACACCGGAATCGGCGCAGCAGGAAGAAATCAACCGGATCATCTATGAAGAGCTGTGCCGAGGCGAACTGCTGCCTTCGTCCAGAGACTTCTATTATCGCGTCATTGACGAAGTGGCCAGTCAGGGCGCGGAAGGCGTGATACTGGGTTGCACGGAAATCGGCCTGTTGGTCCGCCCGGAAAACTGCGCCATTCCCCTCTACGACACGACAGACTTGCATTGCGCCATGGCGGTGAAATGGGCCACTGCATAA